One genomic window of Cricetulus griseus strain 17A/GY chromosome 3, alternate assembly CriGri-PICRH-1.0, whole genome shotgun sequence includes the following:
- the LOC118237613 gene encoding sodium/nucleoside cotransporter 1-like: MADDTRRQRESVSLTPVTHGLENMAAEFLESMEEGQLPQGNSSLSEGRDIWDKASKPISRWRSLQLTGRARSFCREHKQLFRWVLTGLLCTAYIAFLITACLLDFQRALALLVITCVVLGFLAYDLLKRLLGSRLRRCVKFQVHSRLSLWLKR; encoded by the exons ATGGCAGACGACACACGGAGGCAAAGAGAGTCCGTCTCTCTCACACCTGTGACTCATGGCCTGGAGAACATGGCGGCTGAGTTCTTGGAAAGCATG GAGGAAGGCCAGCTCCCACAGGGTAACTCAAGCCTGTCTGAGGGTAGAGACATCTGGGACAAAGCATCGAAGCCCATCTCCAGATG GAGGAGTCTACAGCTGACGGGGCGAGCGAGAAGCTTCTGCAGGGAGCACAAGCAGCTGTTTAGATGGGTCCTCACAGGCTTGCTCTGTACTG CGTACATTGCTTTCTTGATCACCGCCTGCCTCCTGGACTTCCAGAGGGCCCTGGCGCTGTTGGTCATCACCTGTGTGGTTCTTGGCTTTCTGGCCTATGATCTGCTGAAGAGACTTCTGGGGTCCAGGCTGAGGAGGTGTGTGAAGTTTCAAGTCCATTCTCGCCTGAGCCTCTGGCTGAAAAGGTGA